From a single Planctellipticum variicoloris genomic region:
- a CDS encoding type II secretion system F family protein, whose protein sequence is MATFQYEAMDNTGLEIKESIEANSEQEATQKIREKGFYVTKIVEKGRAKEKDKKKTKGDAKTAADGRRKPKKRKKGGFSLGGVSGKKLCTFTRQLSTLQDAGLPILRSLRILEGQAKPGPLKTSLSNVIEDIESGSTLSEAMAKNPKAFDNLYVNMVKAGEAGGALEVILQRLAEFKERAQSLKRKVQGAMIYPCAVITVATLIVGFIMYYIIPKFKKIFEDFNTELPEITVVLIGTSDAVVNYWYLGPAIPFGLWLMVKIIKKNKTGAYICDWVALRIPLLGIIFRKAIVARTSRTLGTLIASGVPILEALAITRDTAGNAIFYKAYDHISAAIREGESMAIPLKETRTVDDMVVNMVDVGEETGALDTMLYKVADVYDEEVSILVEGLVNLLEPLMVVILGLIVGFIVIALFMPLIKLLNDLS, encoded by the coding sequence ATGGCGACTTTCCAATACGAGGCGATGGATAACACCGGCCTCGAGATCAAGGAATCGATCGAGGCCAACTCCGAACAGGAAGCGACGCAGAAGATCCGCGAGAAGGGCTTCTACGTCACCAAGATCGTCGAGAAGGGCCGGGCCAAGGAAAAAGACAAGAAGAAGACGAAGGGGGACGCCAAGACGGCCGCTGACGGCCGGCGCAAACCCAAGAAGCGGAAGAAGGGGGGCTTCTCGCTCGGCGGAGTGAGCGGCAAGAAGCTGTGCACGTTCACGCGGCAGCTTTCGACGCTGCAGGACGCGGGGCTGCCGATTCTGCGAAGCCTCCGGATTCTGGAAGGTCAGGCCAAGCCGGGCCCGCTGAAGACTTCGCTGTCGAACGTGATCGAAGACATCGAATCGGGGAGCACGCTGTCCGAGGCGATGGCGAAGAATCCCAAGGCGTTCGACAACCTGTACGTCAACATGGTGAAGGCGGGTGAAGCCGGCGGTGCGCTGGAAGTCATTCTGCAGCGCCTGGCGGAGTTCAAGGAACGGGCTCAGTCGCTGAAGCGCAAAGTCCAGGGGGCCATGATTTATCCGTGCGCGGTCATCACCGTCGCCACGCTGATCGTGGGCTTCATCATGTATTACATCATTCCGAAGTTCAAAAAGATCTTCGAGGATTTTAATACGGAGCTGCCGGAGATCACGGTCGTGCTGATCGGCACCAGCGACGCCGTCGTGAATTACTGGTACCTCGGCCCGGCGATCCCGTTCGGACTGTGGCTGATGGTCAAGATCATCAAAAAGAACAAGACCGGAGCGTATATCTGCGACTGGGTTGCGCTCCGGATACCGCTACTGGGAATCATCTTCCGAAAAGCGATCGTCGCTCGAACGTCGCGAACGCTGGGAACGCTGATCGCTTCCGGCGTGCCGATTCTGGAAGCGCTGGCGATTACCCGCGACACCGCCGGCAACGCGATTTTCTACAAGGCCTACGACCATATTTCGGCGGCGATCCGCGAAGGGGAATCGATGGCGATTCCGCTGAAGGAAACGCGCACCGTCGACGACATGGTCGTCAACATGGTCGACGTGGGCGAAGAAACCGGTGCGCTCGACACCATGCTTTATAAAGTGGCCGACGTCTACGACGAAGAAGTCTCGATCCTGGTGGAAGGCCTCGTGAACCTGCTGGAACCGCTGAT
- a CDS encoding GspE/PulE family protein, whose product MAQRRLGQILVDLGYINEDQLWDILEEQKRSSGEIIGQVAIRMGLVTDAQVTEALAEQWGMAVVNLTETTIPSKVLELVPQTMADLYKVMPISLKDNVLTVAMADPQNVGALDDLRNFLGLEVRGAVSNQKDVEAAIARYYADKTDSVEDIIGQLEEEYGDDGSASRGFDLAEELDAADSAPIRKLLNMILLLAIKDQASDIHFEPFEDEFKVRIKADGMLYEMVPPPRHLANAIVTRIKVMAELDIAERRLPQDGRIELSVGGNKVDLRVSTLPTMCGESVVMRVLDKTVVQLDLNKIGMDAGTLSKLRTIIRRPNGIVLVTGPTGSGKTTTLYSALNELNDIETKIITSEDPIEYNIDGLVQVPINHEINVTFANVLRAILRHDPDTILVGEIRDFETAQIAVQSALTGHLVFSTLHTNDAPTAITRLKDMGIESFLITASLEAVLAQRLVRKICTECRTQFDPSDELLMELQLPVAQARKYRFYYGKGCQRCNNSGYKGRTGIHELIDVTDDIRDLITNNANVDEMRNFCRSQGMVTLRESGLKLIFDGNTTIDEVVRETVMDDSD is encoded by the coding sequence ATGGCTCAACGACGGCTCGGACAGATTCTGGTCGACCTCGGTTACATCAACGAGGACCAGCTCTGGGATATCCTGGAGGAGCAGAAACGCAGCTCCGGTGAAATCATCGGGCAGGTGGCGATCCGCATGGGACTCGTCACGGACGCTCAGGTGACCGAGGCCCTTGCCGAGCAGTGGGGGATGGCGGTCGTCAATCTGACCGAGACGACGATCCCTTCGAAAGTGCTGGAACTGGTTCCGCAGACGATGGCGGATCTTTACAAGGTCATGCCGATTTCGCTGAAGGACAATGTCCTGACGGTGGCGATGGCCGACCCGCAGAACGTCGGAGCGCTCGACGATCTGCGGAACTTCCTGGGCCTGGAAGTCCGTGGCGCGGTGTCGAATCAGAAAGACGTCGAGGCCGCGATCGCGCGGTACTACGCCGACAAAACCGACAGCGTCGAAGACATTATCGGCCAGCTCGAGGAGGAGTACGGCGACGACGGTTCCGCATCGCGGGGCTTCGACCTCGCAGAGGAACTCGACGCCGCCGACTCGGCCCCCATCCGCAAACTGCTGAATATGATTCTGCTGCTGGCGATCAAGGATCAGGCCAGCGACATTCACTTCGAGCCGTTCGAAGACGAGTTCAAGGTCCGCATCAAGGCGGACGGCATGCTTTACGAGATGGTTCCGCCCCCCCGGCACCTGGCCAACGCCATCGTGACCCGCATCAAGGTCATGGCGGAGCTGGACATCGCCGAACGCCGGCTGCCGCAGGACGGTCGGATCGAATTGAGCGTCGGAGGCAACAAGGTCGACCTGCGGGTCAGCACGCTGCCGACGATGTGCGGCGAGTCGGTGGTCATGCGGGTGCTGGATAAGACCGTCGTGCAGCTCGATCTCAACAAGATCGGGATGGACGCCGGGACGCTGTCCAAGCTCCGGACGATCATTCGCCGGCCGAACGGGATCGTGCTGGTGACGGGGCCGACGGGGAGCGGCAAGACGACGACGCTGTACTCGGCTCTCAACGAGCTCAACGACATCGAAACCAAGATCATCACCAGCGAAGATCCGATCGAGTACAACATCGACGGACTGGTGCAGGTGCCGATCAATCACGAAATCAACGTGACGTTCGCCAACGTGCTGCGGGCGATTCTGCGGCACGATCCCGACACGATTCTGGTGGGAGAGATCCGCGACTTCGAGACGGCCCAGATCGCCGTTCAGAGCGCGCTGACGGGGCACCTGGTCTTCAGCACGTTGCACACCAACGACGCCCCGACGGCGATCACCCGGCTGAAAGATATGGGCATCGAGTCGTTCCTGATCACCGCGTCGCTCGAAGCGGTGCTGGCTCAGCGGCTCGTCCGCAAGATCTGCACGGAGTGCCGGACGCAGTTTGATCCCAGCGACGAGCTGCTGATGGAACTGCAGCTCCCCGTGGCGCAGGCGCGCAAGTACCGGTTCTACTACGGCAAGGGTTGCCAACGCTGCAACAACTCGGGCTATAAGGGCCGGACCGGCATCCACGAGCTGATCGACGTGACGGACGACATTCGAGACCTGATTACCAACAACGCCAACGTCGACGAGATGCGCAATTTCTGCCGCAGCCAGGGGATGGTCACGCTGCGGGAGTCGGGACTCAAGCTGATCTTCGACGGCAACACGACGATCGACGAAGTCGTCCGGGAAACCGTCATGGACGATTCCGACTAA
- a CDS encoding type IV pilus twitching motility protein PilT gives MATLQIDKMLETVVREKVSDLHITVGQPPVVRSGGRMIRLETKSLLPEDTVGLMKSITPERNQQELQEVGGTDFGFAFGDKARFRVAVFKQRGNVGMVLRRIPNEFLTFEQLGLPPIIRDLILRPRGLFLVTGPTGSGKTTSLASMINYLNENVDHHIITLEDPIEYYHNHKKSTINQREIGVDVPDFPEALRRALRMDPDCILVGEMRDLATISSAITAAETGHVVFGTLHTTGAQGTVDRIIDVFPTSQQEQIRTQLSVAIIAILSQALLPRKPKGLVAAYELLVVTPAIANLIREAKTYRINSSIQTGKKYGMQLLDDALFGLWKNGLCEEDDIVVRSNNPGELKARLARAKKGLFDDDEEEEEDEEGEE, from the coding sequence CGATCTGCATATCACCGTCGGACAACCTCCGGTCGTCCGGTCCGGCGGGCGCATGATTCGTCTCGAAACCAAGTCTCTGCTGCCCGAAGATACGGTCGGGCTGATGAAAAGCATCACCCCCGAACGAAATCAGCAGGAGCTGCAGGAAGTCGGCGGGACCGACTTCGGGTTTGCGTTTGGCGACAAGGCCCGGTTCCGCGTGGCGGTGTTCAAGCAGCGCGGCAACGTCGGAATGGTTCTCCGGCGAATCCCGAACGAGTTTCTGACGTTCGAACAGCTCGGCCTGCCCCCGATTATTCGGGACCTGATCCTGCGTCCTCGCGGACTGTTTCTGGTGACCGGGCCGACCGGCTCCGGCAAGACAACCAGTCTTGCGAGCATGATCAACTACCTCAACGAGAACGTCGACCACCACATCATCACGCTCGAAGATCCGATCGAGTACTACCACAACCACAAGAAATCGACGATCAATCAGCGCGAGATCGGCGTCGACGTGCCGGATTTTCCGGAAGCTCTCCGACGCGCCCTGCGAATGGATCCGGACTGCATCCTGGTCGGCGAAATGCGCGATCTCGCGACCATTTCTTCCGCGATTACCGCCGCCGAAACAGGCCACGTGGTGTTCGGCACGCTGCATACCACCGGCGCCCAGGGAACCGTCGACCGGATCATCGACGTGTTTCCGACCAGCCAGCAGGAGCAGATCCGGACGCAGTTGTCCGTGGCCATCATCGCCATCCTGTCGCAGGCGCTCCTGCCGCGGAAGCCCAAGGGGCTGGTCGCCGCCTACGAGCTGCTGGTGGTGACGCCGGCCATCGCCAACCTGATCCGCGAGGCGAAGACCTACCGCATCAACTCGTCGATTCAGACCGGCAAGAAATACGGGATGCAACTGCTCGACGACGCCCTGTTCGGGCTGTGGAAAAACGGGCTCTGCGAAGAAGACGACATCGTCGTCCGGTCGAACAATCCCGGCGAATTGAAGGCGCGGCTGGCCCGTGCGAAGAAGGGGCTGTTCGACGACGACGAGGAAGAGGAAGAAGACGAAGAGGGAGAAGAATGA